A region of Bacillus cabrialesii DNA encodes the following proteins:
- the ftsX gene encoding permease-like cell division protein FtsX: MIKILGRHLRESFKSLGRNTWMTFASISAVTVTLILVGVFLVIMLNLNNMATNAEKQVEIKVLIDLTADQKAQDKLQSDIKELKGIQSVTFSSKEKELDQLVDSFGDSGKSLTMKDQENPLNNAFVVKTTDPHDTPNVAKKIEKMDHVYKVTYGKEEVSRLFKVVGVSRNIGIALIIGLVFTAMFLISNTIKITIFARRKEIEIMKLVGATNWFIRWPFFLEGLLLGVFGSVIPIALVLSTYQYVIGWVVPKVQGSFVSLLPYNPFVFQVSLVLIAIGAVIGVWGSLTSIRKFLRV, encoded by the coding sequence ATGATTAAAATTCTCGGGCGCCACTTGCGTGAGAGTTTTAAATCTCTCGGGAGAAACACATGGATGACGTTTGCATCCATTAGTGCTGTAACCGTTACGCTGATTTTAGTCGGCGTGTTTTTAGTGATTATGCTGAATTTGAATAACATGGCCACGAATGCTGAAAAACAAGTCGAAATCAAAGTGTTGATTGATCTGACTGCAGATCAGAAGGCACAGGATAAGCTGCAGAGCGATATTAAGGAACTGAAGGGCATTCAGAGTGTCACTTTTTCGTCTAAAGAAAAAGAGCTTGACCAGCTGGTTGACAGCTTTGGCGACAGCGGAAAATCCTTGACGATGAAGGATCAGGAAAATCCGCTTAATAATGCGTTTGTCGTTAAAACGACAGATCCGCATGATACGCCGAACGTGGCGAAAAAGATTGAAAAAATGGATCATGTCTATAAAGTCACTTACGGAAAAGAAGAGGTCAGCCGTTTGTTTAAAGTGGTCGGCGTTTCCCGCAACATTGGAATCGCGTTAATTATCGGTCTGGTATTTACGGCGATGTTCTTAATTTCCAACACCATTAAAATTACAATTTTCGCAAGAAGAAAAGAAATTGAAATCATGAAGCTTGTCGGCGCGACGAACTGGTTTATCCGCTGGCCGTTTTTCCTTGAAGGATTACTGCTTGGCGTATTCGGTTCAGTGATTCCGATCGCATTGGTGCTGAGCACTTACCAATACGTCATCGGCTGGGTCGTTCCGAAGGTTCAAGGATCATTTGTCTCTCTTCTTCCTTATAATCCATTTGTATTCCAAGTTTCGCTAGTGCTGATTGCAATCGGCGCAGTAATTGGAGTATGGGGAAGTCTGACTTCCATCCGCAAGTTTCTGCGAGTATAA
- the ctpB gene encoding carboxy-terminal processing protease CtpB → MNQKIMALIAAGSMLFGGAGVYAGMNLLEMDKPQTAAVPATAQADSERDKAMDKIEKAYELISNEYVEKVDRGKLLEGAIQGMLSTLNDPYSVYMDKQTAKQFSDSLDSSFEGIGAEVGMEDGKIIIVSPFKKSPAEKAGLKPNDEIISINGESMAGKDLNHAVLKIRGKKGSSVSMKIQRPGTKKQLSFRIKRAEIPLETVFASEKKVQGHSVGYIAISTFSEHTAQDFTKALGELEKKGIEGLVIDVRGNPGGYLQSVEEILKHFVTKDQPYIQIAERNGDKKRYFSTLTHKKAYPVNVITDKGSASASEILAGALKEAGHYNVVGDTSFGKGTVQQAVPMGDGSNIKLTLYKWLTPNGNWIHKKGIEPTIAIKQPDYFSAGPLQLKEPLKVDMNNEDVKHAQVLLKGLSFDPGRGDGYFSKDMQKAVMAFQDQNKLDKTGVIDTRTAEALNQLIEKKKSNEKNDLQLQTALKSLFVK, encoded by the coding sequence ATGAATCAAAAAATAATGGCTTTGATAGCAGCGGGGAGCATGCTGTTCGGAGGCGCCGGTGTATATGCGGGAATGAACCTGCTTGAGATGGATAAGCCCCAGACTGCAGCAGTTCCCGCGACGGCACAAGCTGACTCTGAACGGGATAAGGCTATGGACAAAATCGAAAAAGCGTATGAGTTAATTTCGAATGAATACGTAGAAAAAGTTGATAGAGGAAAGCTGCTCGAGGGAGCCATCCAAGGAATGCTGTCTACACTGAATGATCCTTATTCTGTCTACATGGACAAGCAGACGGCTAAGCAATTTTCTGATTCTCTTGATTCCTCATTTGAAGGCATCGGGGCAGAGGTTGGAATGGAAGACGGCAAAATTATTATTGTTTCCCCATTTAAGAAATCGCCAGCTGAAAAAGCCGGGCTGAAGCCTAATGATGAAATTATCAGCATCAATGGAGAATCAATGGCCGGCAAGGATTTAAATCACGCTGTGTTAAAAATAAGAGGAAAGAAAGGGTCCAGCGTTTCAATGAAGATTCAGCGGCCCGGAACGAAGAAGCAGCTGTCATTCCGAATCAAGAGAGCTGAGATTCCGCTCGAAACGGTTTTTGCTTCAGAGAAAAAAGTGCAGGGGCACTCTGTCGGATATATTGCCATCTCTACTTTTTCTGAGCATACCGCTCAGGACTTTACAAAGGCGCTTGGAGAACTTGAGAAAAAAGGAATTGAAGGCCTTGTCATAGATGTCCGCGGAAACCCGGGCGGATATCTTCAAAGTGTGGAAGAAATTCTTAAGCACTTCGTTACAAAGGATCAGCCGTATATTCAAATTGCTGAACGCAATGGAGATAAAAAACGTTATTTTTCAACATTGACCCATAAAAAAGCGTATCCTGTCAATGTGATCACGGATAAAGGGAGTGCCTCCGCATCAGAAATTCTTGCCGGTGCATTAAAAGAAGCAGGGCATTATAATGTTGTAGGCGATACGTCTTTTGGTAAGGGAACGGTTCAACAGGCTGTTCCGATGGGAGACGGCAGCAATATCAAGTTGACGCTTTACAAGTGGCTGACGCCAAATGGGAATTGGATTCATAAGAAAGGAATTGAGCCGACCATTGCGATTAAGCAGCCTGATTATTTTTCCGCCGGGCCCTTGCAGCTGAAAGAGCCGCTTAAAGTGGATATGAACAATGAAGACGTCAAGCATGCGCAGGTATTATTAAAAGGCCTTAGCTTTGATCCGGGCCGTGGGGATGGCTATTTCAGCAAGGACATGCAAAAAGCGGTTATGGCCTTTCAGGATCAAAACAAGCTGGATAAGACAGGTGTAATCGACACTCGCACTGCAGAGGCTTTAAATCAGCTGATAGAAAAGAAAAAATCAAATGAAAAAAATGATTTGCAGCTTCAAACAGCGCTGAAATCACTATTTGTAAAATAA
- a CDS encoding TetR/AcrR family transcriptional regulator yields the protein MKPTNKRILDAAMQLLVRKGYRATTTKEIAEKANVSEATIFRNFKNKQGLVEALLSQHPPNRSSILEQTEGDLYKDLLHIGTCLLEELEQRKDMIKISFREPAMFQDVINHVTEYPKSMKQLLVDYLKTMGEKGVIQSGDEAEHADVFMSIIFGYFIHRLHLGDRVISMPQEKMLKHSTTLFVKGISAD from the coding sequence TTGAAACCGACAAACAAGAGAATCCTTGACGCTGCCATGCAGCTGCTCGTCAGAAAAGGATATCGCGCAACGACAACAAAAGAAATCGCAGAAAAAGCAAATGTAAGTGAAGCAACGATTTTCAGGAATTTCAAAAACAAACAGGGACTGGTCGAGGCTTTGCTTTCTCAGCATCCTCCAAACAGAAGCAGCATTTTGGAACAAACAGAAGGCGATTTGTACAAAGACCTGCTTCATATCGGAACCTGTCTCTTGGAGGAGCTCGAACAAAGAAAAGATATGATTAAAATCAGCTTTCGTGAACCGGCCATGTTTCAGGATGTCATCAACCACGTCACTGAATATCCCAAATCTATGAAACAGCTGCTGGTTGATTATCTCAAAACAATGGGCGAAAAAGGGGTTATTCAGTCAGGAGATGAAGCAGAGCATGCCGACGTGTTCATGTCGATCATTTTCGGTTATTTTATTCATCGTCTCCATTTAGGTGACCGTGTGATTTCAATGCCTCAGGAAAAAATGCTGAAGCATAGCACAACTCTATTTGTCAAAGGAATTTCTGCTGATTAA
- a CDS encoding S1C family serine protease — protein sequence MSVQWGFELLKSVGLFFLHPLFWFFIIVSLVFGYVRIKRERKTFHTRIADIYDELKFTYIKGLIPGLLLSVVLGVLGISIPLGLLAIIAVITAAAALTLRANWMSAAYIVSASMLIGFGLQFNQAEPFLERFPQGFAVVWPAMAVFLGLLIIIEGAVAYRSAHVRTSPALVVSSRGLPIGQQLANRIWLLPLFLLVPGNGLESHVSWWPVFTIPGGSFHFLWIPYFVGFGQRVQGSLPETSIRITAKRVCILGLIVTALGAASLLWTPLAGAAVCAAVLGRIFLSIKQRVNDNAAPFYFSKRDQGLMVLGIIPNTPAEDLELKIGEIITKVNGIPVKNVSDFYEALQHNRAYVKLEIIGLNGEIRFDQRASYEGEHHELGILFVKDDREDEAAVLSGS from the coding sequence GTGTCTGTTCAATGGGGATTTGAACTGTTAAAAAGCGTGGGCCTGTTCTTTTTGCACCCGCTTTTCTGGTTTTTTATCATCGTAAGTCTGGTTTTCGGCTATGTAAGGATCAAACGGGAAAGAAAAACCTTCCATACTAGAATAGCGGATATTTATGATGAACTGAAATTTACTTATATAAAAGGACTGATCCCTGGACTCCTTTTGTCAGTTGTTTTAGGCGTACTCGGAATCTCGATTCCTCTCGGTTTACTTGCGATTATTGCCGTTATCACTGCAGCGGCAGCGCTCACTCTTCGCGCAAACTGGATGTCTGCTGCATATATCGTAAGCGCAAGTATGCTGATAGGTTTTGGACTGCAATTCAATCAGGCGGAACCTTTTCTGGAGAGATTCCCGCAAGGATTTGCAGTTGTTTGGCCGGCTATGGCTGTGTTTTTAGGCTTGTTGATTATCATTGAAGGAGCGGTTGCTTATCGCTCTGCACATGTAAGAACATCACCGGCACTTGTCGTGAGCAGCCGAGGTTTGCCGATCGGGCAGCAGTTGGCAAACCGGATATGGCTTTTGCCGTTGTTCCTTCTCGTACCTGGCAACGGATTGGAATCACACGTCAGCTGGTGGCCTGTGTTTACCATTCCGGGCGGATCATTCCATTTTCTGTGGATTCCGTACTTTGTCGGATTTGGACAAAGGGTGCAAGGGTCTCTTCCTGAAACGAGCATAAGGATCACAGCGAAACGCGTTTGTATTCTAGGCTTAATCGTCACGGCTCTCGGTGCAGCGAGTTTACTGTGGACGCCGCTTGCGGGTGCAGCCGTTTGTGCGGCTGTATTAGGACGAATTTTTCTGTCTATCAAGCAAAGGGTGAATGATAACGCGGCACCGTTTTATTTCTCAAAACGTGATCAGGGCTTAATGGTGCTTGGGATTATACCAAATACCCCAGCTGAGGATCTGGAACTGAAAATCGGGGAAATCATTACCAAAGTCAACGGCATACCCGTTAAGAACGTGTCTGATTTTTATGAAGCGCTCCAGCATAATCGAGCATATGTAAAGCTTGAAATTATCGGTTTGAACGGAGAAATTCGTTTTGATCAAAGAGCTTCTTATGAGGGAGAACATCATGAATTGGGTATCCTTTTCGTAAAGGATGACCGTGAAGACGAAGCAGCCGTTTTGTCTGGATCATAA
- a CDS encoding PEP/pyruvate-binding domain-containing protein → MYSVLFRQAEESSQLAGAKGMNLIKLTKHGLPVPDGFIIQTNALARFMEDNQLHETSESIESGIIAGAFSEELKHELTSSFYQLRESYRSVAVRSSSASEDLEGASFAGQYETYLNIKTEEEFLAKVKECWASFFSGRVSSYKKKMNNQIAEPLMGIVVQGLIDSEVSGVIFSRNPVTHDDRELLISASYGLGEAVVSGSVTPDTFIVNKSSFEIQKEIGAKEIYMESAAEGIAEKETSEDMRSRFCLMDEQVIDLTEITKKTEDLYGYPVDVEFGIADHQVYLLQARPITTIEQDKKAAEEERSFMITDADMDDFWLNMESNIEGPVSPLFSTFIVPALEYGLKKSMGKFPIGVVVEEVKLYRGHIYSKNQGGQQPPSDDCGKELFPILSERMYDIINDTYLPFYEMLDQLAQTEHTAESALDAFRKLKAFYLTAYEEHFNIVFPQILLTNKLQAMYQHIQGQSESAHFYEMLTGKMNKSLETDRCLWLYSVEVQENPNLLSIFENTEPEQLQERLEQTDDGRHFLKNIHEFLQEYGWRSVKSHDLIEQTWAENPYFALANIQNYVRNGYHFDNEFQKTKEKREKLYNDFLESIEDPALRKEFDRLYQWTLNSANIKDDHHFYIDAMLDAKARVFLLKVGELLAANGVIQNREDLWFLYDDEVENALLHPASLQEKAEKRRQIFHEYELAQAPAYLGNPTKEQLKAAEEIVGGVIEDEKNTENHIFGIAASSGIATGPVKIIRDASEFSQFAPGEVLVCKMTTPLWTSLFQDAKAIITDTGGILSHAAIIAREYGIPAVLGTRTATERLRDGDIITVDGSSGKITVVSRA, encoded by the coding sequence ATGTATTCTGTTTTATTTCGCCAAGCAGAAGAGTCCAGCCAGCTGGCTGGAGCAAAAGGCATGAATTTGATTAAACTGACCAAACACGGTCTTCCTGTTCCGGACGGGTTTATTATTCAGACGAACGCGCTCGCCCGTTTTATGGAGGATAACCAGCTTCATGAGACAAGCGAAAGCATCGAAAGCGGAATCATTGCCGGAGCATTTTCTGAGGAACTGAAACATGAGCTGACAAGTTCCTTTTACCAGCTGAGAGAATCATACCGCTCCGTTGCCGTGCGTTCTTCATCTGCCTCGGAAGATTTAGAAGGCGCTTCATTCGCAGGCCAATATGAAACCTACTTAAATATCAAAACAGAAGAAGAGTTTCTAGCTAAAGTGAAAGAATGCTGGGCTTCATTTTTCTCAGGCCGAGTCAGCAGCTATAAGAAAAAAATGAACAATCAAATCGCAGAGCCGTTAATGGGAATTGTCGTTCAGGGGCTGATCGATTCAGAAGTGTCTGGTGTTATTTTCAGCCGCAATCCTGTTACCCATGATGATAGAGAGCTATTAATCAGCGCCAGCTACGGTTTGGGGGAAGCTGTCGTATCAGGAAGTGTCACCCCAGACACATTTATAGTCAATAAATCTTCGTTTGAGATTCAGAAAGAAATAGGCGCAAAGGAAATTTACATGGAGTCTGCGGCAGAAGGAATTGCTGAAAAAGAAACGAGCGAAGACATGCGCAGCCGTTTTTGCCTCATGGATGAACAAGTGATTGATTTGACTGAAATCACGAAAAAAACCGAAGACCTGTACGGATATCCAGTCGATGTAGAATTCGGAATCGCTGATCATCAAGTATACCTTCTGCAGGCTCGCCCGATTACTACCATTGAACAGGACAAAAAAGCGGCAGAGGAAGAACGCAGCTTTATGATCACCGACGCTGATATGGATGATTTCTGGCTCAACATGGAGTCAAATATTGAAGGCCCGGTGAGTCCGTTATTTTCAACGTTCATTGTACCGGCACTGGAATACGGCTTGAAGAAAAGCATGGGAAAGTTTCCGATCGGGGTAGTTGTAGAAGAAGTAAAGCTTTATCGCGGACATATTTATTCCAAAAACCAAGGCGGACAGCAGCCACCTTCTGATGACTGCGGCAAAGAGCTTTTTCCGATATTGTCGGAGCGTATGTATGACATCATCAATGACACGTACCTTCCATTTTACGAGATGCTGGATCAGCTCGCGCAAACTGAGCATACCGCAGAAAGCGCACTTGATGCTTTTAGAAAATTAAAAGCCTTTTATCTCACGGCTTATGAGGAGCACTTCAATATCGTTTTCCCGCAAATCCTTCTGACAAACAAACTGCAAGCAATGTATCAACACATTCAAGGACAGTCCGAAAGCGCTCATTTTTACGAGATGCTGACAGGAAAAATGAACAAATCACTGGAAACAGACCGCTGCCTGTGGCTCTATTCCGTTGAAGTTCAGGAAAACCCGAATCTGCTGTCAATTTTTGAAAATACCGAACCGGAACAGCTGCAGGAAAGATTAGAACAAACTGATGACGGCAGACACTTCCTGAAAAACATCCATGAATTCTTACAGGAATACGGCTGGAGATCTGTTAAGAGCCATGATCTGATTGAACAGACCTGGGCAGAAAATCCGTATTTTGCCTTGGCTAACATTCAAAATTATGTCCGCAATGGCTATCATTTTGACAACGAATTTCAGAAGACGAAAGAAAAACGAGAGAAATTATACAATGACTTCTTGGAAAGCATAGAAGATCCCGCACTGCGCAAAGAATTTGACCGTTTGTATCAGTGGACGCTCAACTCTGCAAATATAAAGGATGATCACCACTTTTATATTGACGCCATGCTGGATGCCAAGGCGAGAGTCTTTCTGCTGAAGGTAGGTGAATTGCTGGCGGCCAACGGTGTCATCCAAAATCGTGAAGATCTTTGGTTCTTATATGATGATGAAGTGGAAAACGCGCTTCTTCACCCTGCATCCCTGCAAGAAAAGGCTGAAAAACGCAGGCAGATCTTTCATGAGTATGAGCTGGCCCAAGCCCCTGCCTATCTCGGCAATCCGACAAAAGAACAGCTCAAAGCCGCTGAAGAAATTGTCGGCGGGGTGATAGAGGATGAAAAAAACACGGAAAATCATATTTTTGGCATTGCGGCATCAAGCGGCATTGCCACAGGTCCGGTAAAAATCATTCGGGACGCCAGTGAATTTTCTCAATTTGCGCCTGGAGAAGTCCTCGTTTGCAAAATGACCACCCCGCTATGGACCAGCCTGTTTCAAGATGCCAAGGCGATTATTACAGACACAGGCGGCATTTTGTCTCACGCTGCGATTATCGCTCGCGAATACGGCATTCCCGCCGTGCTCGGCACACGTACGGCAACAGAAAGGCTTCGGGACGGAGATATCATCACCGTCGACGGAAGCAGCGGCAAAATCACAGTTGTCAGCCGGGCTTGA
- the swrA gene encoding swarming motility protein SwrAA translates to MKRASIVREKKYYELVEQLKDRTQDVTFSATKALSLLMLFSRYLVNYTNVESVNDIDEECAKHYFNYLMKNHKRLGINLTDIKRSMHLISGLLDVDVNHYLKDFSLSNVTLWMTQEG, encoded by the coding sequence TTGAAGAGGGCAAGTATTGTGCGTGAAAAAAAATATTATGAATTAGTCGAACAATTAAAAGACCGAACACAAGATGTAACATTTTCAGCTACAAAAGCACTAAGTCTTCTTATGCTGTTCAGCAGGTATTTAGTCAATTACACCAATGTCGAATCAGTAAATGACATCGATGAAGAATGTGCCAAACACTATTTTAACTACTTAATGAAGAATCATAAGAGATTAGGAATCAATCTGACAGATATAAAAAGGTCGATGCACCTGATCAGCGGTTTATTGGATGTGGATGTAAACCATTATTTAAAGGATTTTTCATTATCGAATGTCACGCTGTGGATGACGCAAGAGGGATAA
- a CDS encoding CsbA family protein, which produces MITKAVFALFFPFMLVVLFTRVTFNHYVAIALTAALLFASYLKGYTETYFIVGLDVVSLVAGGLYMAKKAAEKKEE; this is translated from the coding sequence TTGATTACAAAAGCCGTTTTTGCATTATTTTTCCCTTTTATGCTGGTCGTTCTTTTTACAAGAGTCACTTTTAATCATTATGTGGCGATCGCTTTAACAGCTGCATTGCTGTTTGCCTCTTATTTAAAAGGCTATACAGAAACGTATTTTATTGTAGGATTGGATGTTGTGTCTCTTGTGGCTGGCGGACTGTATATGGCCAAAAAAGCTGCTGAGAAAAAAGAAGAATAA
- the uvrB gene encoding excinuclease ABC subunit UvrB, which translates to MKDRFELVSKYQPQGDQPKAIEKLVKGIQEGKKHQTLLGATGTGKTFTVSNLIKEVNKPTLVIAHNKTLAGQLYSEFKEFFPNNAVEYFVSYYDYYQPEAYVPQTDTFIEKDASINDEIDKLRHSATSSLFERRDVIIIASVSCIYGLGSPEEYREMVLSLRPEMEIERNELLRKLVDIQYARNDIDFQRGTFRVRGDVVEIFPASRDEHCIRVEFFGDEIERIREVDALTGEILGDRDHVAIFPASHFVTRAEKMEKAIQNIEKELEEQLKVMHENGKLLEAQRLEQRTRYDLEMMREMGFCSGIENYSRHLTLRPPGSTPYTLLDYFPDDFMIVVDESHVTIPQVRGMFNGDQARKQVLVDHGFRLPSALDNRPLRFEEFEKHMHNIVYVSATPGPYEIEHTDEMVEQIIRPTGLLDPLIDVRPIEGQIDDLIGEIQARIERDERVLVTTLTKKMSEDLTDYLKEIGIKVNYLHSEIKTLERIEILRDLRLGKHDVLVGINLLREGLDIPEVSLVAILDADKEGFLRSERSLIQTIGRAARNSEGRVIMYADKMTKSMEIAINETKRRREQQERFNEEHGITPKTINKEIRDVIRATAAAEDKAEYKTKAAPKLSKMTKKERQKVVEQMEHEMKEAAKALDFERAAELRDLLLELKAEG; encoded by the coding sequence GTGAAAGATCGCTTTGAGTTAGTCTCGAAATATCAGCCCCAGGGAGATCAGCCGAAAGCTATTGAAAAACTTGTAAAAGGGATTCAAGAGGGCAAGAAGCATCAGACTCTGCTGGGTGCGACAGGAACGGGAAAAACATTTACGGTGTCCAATTTGATTAAAGAAGTCAATAAGCCGACTCTCGTGATTGCCCATAACAAAACCCTCGCCGGACAGCTTTACAGTGAGTTCAAGGAATTTTTTCCGAACAACGCTGTCGAGTATTTTGTCAGCTATTATGATTATTATCAGCCGGAGGCGTATGTGCCTCAAACGGATACGTTTATAGAGAAAGACGCAAGTATTAATGATGAAATTGATAAACTGAGACACTCCGCCACATCGTCTCTGTTTGAGCGGAGAGATGTCATTATTATTGCGAGTGTGTCTTGTATATATGGCCTCGGTTCGCCTGAAGAATACCGGGAAATGGTCTTGTCACTGCGGCCTGAAATGGAAATTGAGCGTAACGAGCTGCTCAGAAAACTTGTAGACATCCAATATGCCCGCAACGATATCGACTTTCAGCGCGGTACATTTCGTGTGCGCGGAGATGTAGTGGAAATTTTTCCGGCATCCCGTGATGAACATTGTATCAGAGTTGAATTTTTCGGTGATGAAATCGAACGGATCCGGGAAGTGGATGCCCTGACAGGAGAAATTCTAGGCGACCGCGACCATGTCGCGATTTTCCCGGCATCCCACTTCGTAACGCGTGCCGAGAAAATGGAGAAAGCGATTCAAAATATCGAAAAAGAGCTTGAGGAGCAGCTGAAGGTCATGCATGAAAATGGCAAGCTGCTTGAAGCGCAGCGTTTAGAGCAGCGGACAAGATATGATCTTGAAATGATGCGGGAAATGGGCTTCTGCTCCGGCATTGAGAACTATTCAAGGCATTTGACGCTTCGGCCTCCTGGTTCAACGCCGTATACGCTTCTTGATTATTTCCCGGACGATTTTATGATCGTGGTGGATGAGTCGCATGTGACGATTCCTCAGGTGCGCGGCATGTTTAACGGAGACCAGGCGCGGAAACAGGTGCTCGTGGATCACGGCTTCCGTCTCCCGTCAGCGCTTGATAACCGTCCGCTCCGTTTTGAAGAGTTTGAAAAACATATGCACAATATTGTGTATGTATCAGCAACGCCAGGACCGTATGAGATTGAGCATACGGATGAAATGGTCGAGCAGATCATCCGTCCGACCGGGCTTCTTGACCCGCTTATTGATGTGCGCCCGATTGAAGGCCAGATTGATGACTTGATCGGTGAAATTCAAGCAAGAATCGAGCGGGATGAACGGGTGCTCGTAACAACTCTGACGAAGAAAATGTCAGAAGACCTGACCGATTATTTAAAGGAAATCGGCATTAAAGTGAACTATCTGCATTCAGAGATTAAGACGCTTGAACGGATTGAAATCCTTCGCGATCTGCGCCTTGGCAAACATGATGTGCTTGTCGGCATCAACCTGCTGAGGGAAGGACTCGACATTCCTGAAGTGTCTCTCGTGGCGATTTTGGATGCGGATAAGGAAGGCTTCCTTCGTTCGGAGCGATCGCTTATCCAGACCATCGGGCGGGCAGCGAGGAACTCTGAAGGCCGCGTTATTATGTACGCCGATAAAATGACGAAGTCTATGGAAATTGCAATAAATGAAACAAAACGCCGCCGCGAACAGCAGGAGCGTTTTAACGAAGAGCACGGCATTACGCCGAAAACGATAAATAAAGAAATTCGCGATGTCATTCGTGCCACAGCAGCAGCTGAGGATAAAGCGGAATATAAAACTAAAGCTGCGCCGAAGCTGTCGAAAATGACGAAGAAAGAACGCCAGAAAGTCGTTGAACAGATGGAGCACGAAATGAAGGAAGCCGCCAAGGCGCTTGACTTTGAAAGAGCCGCGGAGCTTCGCGATTTACTTTTAGAGCTAAAAGCGGAAGGATGA
- a CDS encoding MFS transporter, translating to MSSRKEWALIVSLLLGAILVPINSTMIAVALSSISQTYNESIASITWVVTIYLIVMAVTQPIAGKLGDMYGNKTMYLWGVGLFLIASLGCALSPSLLLLIVFRALQAVGGALLTPNSIAIIRHVVSEKRLPKVFGFFGLGAGLGAALGPFIGSMLIDSFSWHSIFWVNIPFLAIALFTALTMFPQYKENKSGAPLDIIGSLLLAGSIVSIILLTKNEASWGYAVYSVLILLFVPLFFRREKRTQHPIIDFTLFKSSTFTNANLSVLLSNLMMYAVLLIMPLFMTSQFGLTTSNSGMALSVFSIFMSASNWVGAQLHHKWGAKKIIFLSFAMMAGANLLFLLLSSSHSVLFLMLSLILGGLASGVGLTSMQVSSLATVDPSMSGVASGIFSTFRYFGSIISSALIGLISGYHTLFIILFAVSIIGVFVSLGINSDETARLEKNSA from the coding sequence ATGAGTTCAAGAAAAGAATGGGCGCTGATCGTCTCGCTATTATTAGGGGCCATCCTGGTTCCCATTAATTCAACGATGATCGCGGTCGCGCTCTCATCTATATCCCAAACGTATAACGAGTCCATCGCAAGCATCACTTGGGTCGTTACCATTTATTTAATCGTAATGGCAGTCACACAGCCGATTGCCGGAAAACTCGGTGACATGTACGGCAATAAAACAATGTACTTATGGGGCGTCGGCCTTTTTCTTATCGCGTCCTTAGGCTGCGCACTCTCACCGAGCCTGCTGCTGTTGATTGTCTTTCGGGCATTGCAGGCTGTCGGCGGCGCACTGCTTACGCCAAACAGCATCGCCATTATCCGTCACGTTGTTTCCGAAAAACGCCTACCGAAAGTGTTTGGATTTTTCGGACTGGGCGCGGGACTGGGCGCCGCTCTCGGGCCTTTTATCGGCTCTATGCTGATTGACAGCTTCAGCTGGCATTCGATTTTTTGGGTCAACATCCCGTTTCTCGCCATCGCTTTATTTACGGCATTAACCATGTTCCCTCAATATAAAGAAAATAAATCCGGCGCGCCTCTCGATATTATCGGCTCTCTCCTGCTTGCCGGCAGCATCGTTTCGATCATCCTGCTGACGAAAAATGAGGCTTCATGGGGCTATGCGGTATACAGTGTATTGATCCTTCTATTTGTCCCGCTTTTTTTCAGAAGAGAAAAACGCACACAGCATCCAATCATTGATTTTACACTGTTTAAAAGCTCAACCTTTACAAATGCCAATCTATCAGTCTTATTAAGCAATCTGATGATGTATGCCGTCTTATTGATCATGCCGTTATTTATGACGAGCCAGTTTGGGCTTACTACGTCTAACAGCGGGATGGCGCTTTCTGTATTTTCGATCTTCATGTCGGCCAGCAACTGGGTGGGCGCACAGCTCCATCACAAATGGGGAGCGAAAAAAATCATTTTTCTTTCATTTGCCATGATGGCTGGAGCGAATCTATTATTTTTGCTGTTAAGCAGCTCGCATTCCGTCTTGTTCCTCATGCTCTCTCTTATTCTGGGCGGGCTCGCTTCCGGAGTCGGTCTGACCAGCATGCAGGTGTCATCACTCGCCACAGTAGATCCCAGCATGTCAGGAGTGGCATCCGGCATTTTCTCGACCTTCCGTTATTTCGGAAGCATCATTTCATCAGCCTTAATCGGTCTGATTTCGGGATATCACACCCTATTTATCATTCTGTTTGCCGTCTCCATTATCGGTGTTTTTGTTTCATTGGGTATCAATTCTGATGAAACAGCACGGCTGGAAAAAAACTCAGCGTAA